From a single Apostichopus japonicus isolate 1M-3 chromosome 12, ASM3797524v1, whole genome shotgun sequence genomic region:
- the LOC139977383 gene encoding LOW QUALITY PROTEIN: uncharacterized protein (The sequence of the model RefSeq protein was modified relative to this genomic sequence to represent the inferred CDS: substituted 1 base at 1 genomic stop codon) — translation MLFGCDPYTPLDQLLSNTKEDWNEDFVQRQAEAIQEAHRVAMERMESLHNKVREKHNRLPLSDPVEVGSRVLLKRCAFKGRHKLEDQFNRDPYVVVHMNPTDCLLVLDPRNDEQEIIQLEEHGNSDCKIVEVILQNALYCPSYPKSIFSVKSATANGVELMFNKDRSWMEKDGMVFNIDLKMGCTIFKSKSDSVTAFSQFLADCSPIGRVRRLRCDNGGEFTGKEFTSLLREKAIRKHRHVPQDLVNEDEVPIRERAAATNIGQSGHSGGAIEGRSEDHCQSSGQNQTELGEVEENQQAPDVQNETDQSKTYPQRKRAPPKYLEDYKTKRIIIPDFNNPCNGGDRYAVIKFCQEIANDKPATSGLSINRGTGNLLSKLRAKLKLKQNREESDGSSPDEDIQTDRGKRLIGNKKASKGKRKIQLGWIDFNFKEDEYKQVRIQNGGGTRQVRVDRNAKQDDILEIAKGLFFPNGKSPRGKLSDFTLSLTDFRHISMQEVGKDMTIGEMYDAFKVPMLRCYISFDAFDDDILTVSSEEEFPSIGCEVEVKTSSPEPQDGSIDDHFNWELAPLENTSACASQNTSNELLDCASENRDCDTCNVHTIPDVHSDTTSGTPTVQFGQVNDREVLNITEEETCKLRDELVVLVRRSNVVDDMVNAFSESSVLDKELKVRMILPNGDVERGEGDGVYRDALSEFWASCTKCTTGNTYKVPFIRHDYGKEKWEAIGRILLKGWDDLKYLPLMLASIFMEHCIYGKRESDLLHSFMKFVSDYERDMFEKSLVEFPEDTEDLLDVLXEYDCKRLPTHANFKYLLQLIAHKELIQRPMFVTNCWRPLFKPIRAAVLQSEFLDMYENLIPTPKTVLKIISFPENLTAPQYSVHSFLKKYIRSLNPDKLGLFLRFCTGSDILCCKQIRVRFTKLEGFTRRPVGHTCGCILGLPETYACYIHLKNEFDVILASDVWIMDLV, via the exons ATGCTATTTGGCTGTGATCCTTACACTCCCTTGGACCAACTACTTAGCAACACTAAGGAAGACTGGAATGAGGATTTCGTGCAGCGACAAGCAGAAGCAATACAGGAAGCTCATAGAGTGGCAATGGAGCGTATGGAATCATTGCACAACAAGGTGAGAGAGAAACACAATCGACTACCTCTCAGTGATCCAGTCGAAGTTGGAAGCAGGGTACTACTCAAAAGATGCGCTTTTAAAGGCCGCCATAAGTTAGAAGACCAATTCAACCGAGATCCCTATGTCGTAGTACACATGAACCCGACAG ACTGTCTCTTAGTGTTAGATCCTCGGAACGATGAACAGGAAATTATACAGCTGGAAGAACATGGTAACAGTGACTGTAAAATCGTGGAAGTCATCTTACAGAACGCGCTCTACTGTCCGAGCTATCCCAAGAGCATATTCTCTGTGAAGTCTGCGACAGCGAATGGAGTCGAGTTGATGTTCAACAAGGACCGAAGCTGGATGGAGAAAGACGGGATGGTCTTCAACATCGACTTGAAGATGGGCTGTACTATCTTCAA ATCCAAGAGCGACTCCGTAACTGCCTTCAGCCAGTTTCTGGCTGACTGTTCCCCAATTGGGCGGGTTAGGCGTCTCCGTTGTGATAACGGCGGAGAATTCACTGGCAAAGAATTCACGTCACTCCTGAGAGAAAAAG CAATCAGGAAACACAGACACGTACCACAAGATCTTGTCAATGAAGATGAAGTTCCCATCAGGGAACGGGCTGCGGCCACAAATATAGGCCAGTCTGGCCACTCTGGTGGTGCAATTGAAGGAAGGTCAGAGGATCACTGCCAATCCTCAGGTCAGAACCAAACTGAACTTGGAGAAGTAGAAGAAAACCAACAGGCACCAGATGTTCAGAATGAAACTGATCAATCCAAAACGTACCCTCAGAGGAAGAGGGCACCACCCAAATACCTAGAAGACTACAAAACTAAACGAAtaataattc CTGACTTCAATAATCCCTGCAATGGGGGGGACAGATATGCTGTCATCAAGTTTTGTCAAGAAATAGCAAATGACAAGCCAGCAACATCAGGATTGTCTATTAATCGAGGAACAGGTAATCTGCTCAGTAAACTAAGGGCTAAACTGAAGCTAAAGCAAAACAGAGAGGAGAGTGATGGAAGTTCACCAGATGAAGACATACAAACAGATCGTGGTAAGCGACTGATAGGGAACAAAAAGGCATCAAAGGGGAAGCGAAAGATCCAACTTGGTTGGATTGATTTCAACTTCAAGGAGGATGAATATAAACAAGTTAGAATACAAAATGGAGGTGGAACAAGGCAAGTACGTGTAGACAGAAATGCTAAACAGGATGATATTCTTGAAATAGCCAAGGGCCTCTTTTTCCCTAACGGAAAGTCACCTCGAGGTAAGCTTTCAGATTTTACCCTCAGCTTGAcagattttcgcc ATATCAGCATGCAGGAGGTAGGAAAGGACATGACAATTGGTGAAATGTATGATGCTTTCAAAGTTCCAATGCTCAGGTGCTACATTTCA TTTGATGCATTTGATGATGACATCTTAACGGTAAGCTCTGAAGAGGAATTTCCAAGCATTGGATGTGAAGTGGAAGTAAAGACAAGTTCTCCTGAACCTCAGGATGGTTCCATAGATGATCATTTCAACTGGGAACTTGCACCATTGGAAAATACTTCTGCATGTGCATCTCAAAATACTTCCAATGAGCTCCTTGATTGTGCTTCTGAAAATAGAGATTGTGATACATGTAATGTACACACTATTCCAGATGTGCACAGTGACACTACATCAGGTACACCAACTGTACAGTTTGGGCAAGTGAATGACAGAGAAGTGCTTAACATTACGGAAGAAGAAACTTGCAAATTAAGAGATGAACTTGTTGTCCTTGTGCGAAGGTCTAATGTGGTTGATGACATGGTGAATGCTTTTAGTGAATCCTCAGTATTGGACAAAGAGCTTAAGGTGCGTATGATTCTTCCAAATGGTGATGTTGAGAGAGGGGAAGGAGATGGTGTCTACAGAGATGCACTGTCAGAATTTTGGGCTTCATGTACTAAATGTACCACAGGCAACACATACAAAGTGCCATTCATACGTCATGACTATGGAAAAGAGAAGTGGGAGGCCATTGGAAGGATTCTACTGAAAGGCTGGGACGATTTGAAGTACCTACCACTCATGCTTGCTTCAATATTTATGGAGCACTGCATATATGGAAAGAGGGAGTCAGATTTACTGCACTCATTCATGAAGTTTGTATCAGATTATGAAAGAGATATGTTTGAAAAGTCATTGGTAGAGTTCCCTGAAGACACTGAGGATCTTCTTGATGTCTTGTAAGAGTATGACTGCAAACGACTGCCAACTCATGCAAATTTCAAGTACCTACTTCAATTGATTGCCCACAAGGAACTGATTCAGCGACCTATGTTTGTAACAAACTGCTGGAGGCCATTATTCAAGCCCATCAGAGCAGCAGTACTTCAAAGTGAGTTTCTTGACATGTATGAGAACCTCATACCAACACCCAAAACAGTTCTAAAGATCATATCTTTCCCTGAAAATCTCACAGCACCCcagtacagtgtacacagcTTTCTGAAGAAGTATATAAGATCTTTGAACCCAGACAAGCTTGGACTCTTTCTAAGGTTCTGTACAGGGTCTGACATTCTTTGCTGTAAGCAGATCAGGGTAAGATTTACTAAGCTGGAGGGATTTACACGTCGTCCAGTAGGACATACATGTGGGTGCATTCTTGGTCTGCCTGAGACATATGCATGTTACATTCACCTTAAGAATGAGTTTGATGTCATTCTTGCTAGTGATGTGTGGATAATGGATCTGGTTTAA